The proteins below are encoded in one region of Triticum aestivum cultivar Chinese Spring chromosome 1B, IWGSC CS RefSeq v2.1, whole genome shotgun sequence:
- the LOC123135759 gene encoding uncharacterized protein At2g39795, mitochondrial, with protein MAIAIASALRRAPRAAAATRALLAALGSPRGGRVGPPHHRAAPIAPLSSLSAPQPSAVADAQLLRVITYEISRAQLDCRNRNWAKVLGEGFPFEIRDKEGTNRITLTRTHQDERIEVEALLPSPVDGAAQDDGEQEEDDQADEDGKKQGHAGGDVPNKYCIPLIVRIRKGVGAASCLEIGCCSYPTGFVVERLEFESAGGRGSGTAFSDIPGELQKALQLYLGSRGISTHFTDFMHAYMITKECHEYLSWLRKLKGLVKG; from the exons ATGGCCATCGCCATCGCCTCCGCCCTACGCCGCGCCCCCAGGGCGGCGGCGGCCACGCGCGCCCTTCTCGCCGCCCTGGGCAGCCCACGCGGCGGACGCGTCGGTCCTCCCCACCATCGCGCGGCGCCCAtcgctcctctctcctccctctccgcccCGCAGCCGAGCGCCGTCGCCGACGCCCAGCTCCTCCGGGTCATAACCTACGAGATCTCCCGCGCCCAGCTCGACTGCAGGAACCGCAACTGG GCGAAGGTATTAGGGGAAGGCTTCCCCTTCGAGATCAGAGACAAGGAGGGCACCAACAGGATAACGCTCACGAGGACCCATCAGGACGAGCGGATCGAGGTGGAGGCGCTCCTGCCCAGCCCCGTCGACGGAGCTGCGCAAGACGACGGCGAGCAGGAGGAGGATGACCAAGCTGATGAAGACGGCAAGAAACAGGGCCACGCCGGCGGCGATGTCCCAAATAAGTACTGCATCCCACTCATTGTGAGGATTCGCAAAGGAGTAGGGGCGGCTTCATGCTTGGAGATCGGCTGCTGCTCCTACCCAACGGGGTTCGTCGTCGAGAGGTTGGAGTTTGAATCTGCTGGTGGTCGTGGAAGTGGAACTGCTTTCAG TGATATTCCTGGGGAGCTTCAGAAGGCTTTGCAACTCTACTTGGGAAGTAGGGGCATCTCGACGCATTTTACTGACTTCATGCATGCTTACATGATAACCAAGGAGTGCCATGAGTATTTGTCCTGGTTGAGAAAACTCAAAGGTCTGGTAAAAGGTTGA
- the LOC123135753 gene encoding protein YIPF1 homolog, whose amino-acid sequence MDEGYASLPTSHLLGSVPAVAVAPDERKPGAPAEVGNAAATSRLQQFPPAPAANGGGYQPPGSPLGGDVETQTNWKGYFNVASYTPYFNVDTDVVVDRLISSVYPMDGFFRKIDANPDMYGPLWITTTLIFMLAAFGNFATYLMQRKSDLNIWNFDVSYFSLAASVMYGYAIVVPAAFFFLFQYFGSRPSLLRFWCMWGYSLFIFVPASILLLIPVEFLRWVIIAGAGGASSWFIFLNLKECTEGADMMALIASAAVLQFALALFIKVFFFA is encoded by the exons ATGGACGAGGGCTACGCCAGCCTCCCCACCAGCCACCTCCTCGGCTCCGTCCCC gctgtggctgTGGCTCCCGATGAGAGGAAGCCCGGTGCCCCCGCCGAAG TTGGAAATGCCGCTGCCACCTCGCGCCTTCAGCAGTTTCCGCCTGCTCCTGCTGCCAACGGAGGAGGGTACCAGCCTCCAGGGAGTCCTCTAG GTGGAGATGTAGAAACACAGACAAACTGGAAAGGATACTTCAATGTTGCCTCTTATACTCCATATTTCAATGTTGATACTGATGTCGTTGTTGACAGACTTATCAGTTCAGTTTATCCAATGGATGGGTTTTTCAGGAAGATAGATGCTAATCCTGACAT GTATGGACCCTTATGGATCACCACTACACTGATATTCATGCTGGCTGCATTCGGAAACTTTGCCACTTATCTAATGCAAAGGAAAAGTGATCTGAATATATGGAACTTTGATGTCAGCTATTTCAGTTTGGCGGCATCAGTCATGTACGGTTATGCTATCGTGGTACCTGCTGCATTCTTTTTCCTGTTTCAGTACTTTGGATCACGCCCAAGCCTTCTCCGGTTTTGGTGTATGTGGGGCTATTCTCTGTTCATCTTCGTGCCGGCATCT ATACTGCTCCTTATTCCTGTGGAATTTCTTCGCTGGGTCATCATAGCTGGTGCTGGTGGTGCATCATCTTGGTTCATCTTTTTAAACTTGAAGGAATGCACCGAAGGAGCTGATATGATGGCTTTAATCGCAAGTGCAGCAGTGCTGCAGTTTGCTCTGGCACTGTTCATCAAAGTTTTCTTTTTTGCCTGA